CGGCGGTCATCTATGTTATCGTCGTCGCGCTCTATCCGCTGGCGCAGGGCATCCTCTATTCGTTTTACGACTACAATCTGCTGCGCCGTGGTGGGCGGATGGTGTTTGTCGGACTCGACAATTATGTCGAGCTTCTGACCGATGCGACCGGCCAGCGGGCGCTGATCAACACCTTCGCCTTCACCTTCGGCGCCGTGTTTTTCGAGTTCATCTTCGGCCTGGGGCTCGCCATGCTGCTCTGGCGCGACGGGCGCTTCAATCGCATCGCACTCGCCTTCCTGCTGATCCCGGTGACGATAACGCCGCTGGTCGTCGGCCTGATCTTCCGCGCGCTGCTCGCCGTCGACTACGGCTATATCGGCTATTATCTCGCCGAATGGGGCATCACCTCGCCGCGCGGGCTCTTCGCCGGGACGACCACCGCGCTGCCCACCCTGATCTTCATCGACATCTGGGAGTGGACGCCGCTGGTCGCGCTCATCCTGCTCGCCGGCCTCAAGTCGCTGCCGGGCGACATTCTTGAAGCGGCATCGGCCGATGGCGCCACGGCGTGGCAGCGCTTCCGCCTCGTCATCCTCCCGCTGCTGCTGCCGACCGTCTTCCTTGCCCTGGTGCTCCGGATGATGGACGCCTTCCGCGTCTTCGATTCGATCTTCGTCACCACGGGCGGCGGACCGGCCGATGCCACCAATTCGCTGATGGTCTATGGCGTGAAGCAGGGCCTGCAGTTCTTCAACATCGGCTATGCCTCGGCGATCGGCAATGTGACGATCCTCTGCATTGCCTTCATCGCCGCCGTCTTCGCCCTTCTGATCCGCCGCGCCGATGTGAGGGCGAACGAGACATGAGCGTCACGACCCTCGATACCGTGCCGACCCGCGCTCCCTCGCGCCGGCGCACCGCCCTTCAGCAGCGGATCCTGCGCGAGCGGGCGCTGCTGGTGATCATCCTCGTCATCTACATGATCCCGGTGCTCTGGCTCGTGGCGACCGCCTACAAGCCGCCGAAGGACATGTTCTCCTCGCCGCCGACTTTCATCTTCGAGCCGACGCTGCACAATTTCCAGCGCGTTTTCGAAGTGTTCGACGTCTGGTCGCTCCTGAAGTCGAGTATCATCATCTCGGTCGGTTCGGCGGTGCTGTCGCTGCTGCTCGGCGTTCCCGCCGGCTATGCGCTGGCCCGGTCCAATTCGCGCTACGCGATCTGGGTCGCCTATTTCTTTCTGGCGATCCGCATTGTGCCGATCATCGCGACGCTCATCCCGTTCTATCTGATGATGCGCGACATCGGCCTGCTCGGCACCTGGTGGGCCGTCATCCTGATCAACACGACGCTGAACTGCGCCTTCGTGACGTGGATGATGTTCTCCTATTTCCGCTCGCTCCCGTCGGACATGGAAGAAGCGGCGCTCACCGATGGTTGCACGCTCTGGGGGGCGTTCTACCGCGTAGCGCTGCCGACCGTGGTGCCGGGCATCATCGCTTCGGCGCTCTTCTGCGTCATGTTCTCGTGGAACGACTTCTTGGTCGCCATGTTCCTGACCAACATGGATTCGAAGCCGCTCTCCGTGGCGCTGCTCGCCGCGTTCGGGACGAAGGACATCACCTGGGGAACGCTTGGCGCGCTCGCCCATTTCTCGACCATCCCGATCATGCTGATGGCGCTGTTCCTGAACCGCTATTTCGTCCAGGGGCTGACGCGCGGCGTGCATTAAGCGGCGCTTTCCGTTATCCAGTCGAAACGAAAACGGCCGACCCTCCGGGGCCGGCCGTTTCCGTTTCATCTCTCGATGCGGCTATTTCGACCGCGTCGTGCGCTCGGCATAGGCAAGCGACAACATGAAAGCCGCGAAGACGGCGACGATGGCGAGCGTGGCGATGAGATGGGTGCTGGACATGAAATCTCCCCCGTTTCCAGATGATGCGGGGAGATTGACGCCCAGTCACGGCATGTACCTTGATCCGGATCAAGGATCGGCGTTGTCTTACGGCCGAGCGCTTGTAAAGAACTCGATGAGTCCGAAGGGCGCGCGATCGCCGAGGCATAGGTCGAGAATCTGCAGCGCGTCGGCGGCAGCTGCGGCACTGCGGGGGAACATCGCCGTCTCGTAGGCGGTGAGCGCCGCCTCGATGTCATTGGGATGGGCCAGGATCGCCATTCCAAGCTCGGCGCCGTCGAGCATGGCAAGATTCGCGCCTTCGCCCGCCGGCGCCGCCAGATGAGCGGCGTCCCCCACGAGCGTCACGCCGGCGACGCGGTCCCATCGGTGATCGACCGGCAGCGCATGGATCATGCGCAGCGTGGGCGGAAACTCGCCATCCGTGACCAGGGCGGTCAACGCCGGCGCCCAGCCACCGAATTCGGCCGCGATACGAATTCTCGTCGCCTCGGCATCGCCGAAGTCGATTGCGGTGAACCATTCGGCGGGTCGTTTCAGCGCGACATAGGTGTGGAGCGTGGCTGACGGCTCGCGATGCGCAAAGATCCCCTTTCCCGGGGCCATGGCGAACAAGGCTCCACCGCCGGCGGCTTCGGCCGACGCCGGATGCCGGGCATCAACGTCGTGCAGGAAGGTTTCGACGAAGGAAATTCCGACATATTCGGGCTTTGCTTGCGACAAGAGCGGACGGATTTTCGACCAGGCACCATCAGCGCCCACCAGCAGGCCGCTCCGCACGGTCGATCCATCGGCGAAAGTGACTTCGTGCAGGCCGCCGCCGAGGGGTCGGGCTTCGCTGACCTTGCGGCCCCATTGGATCGTCGCCTCGGGGAGCGAGCGAATCAGGATTTCGCGCAGCTCCCCACGGAGCACTTCGGGCCGGCCACCATTGCCGTCATCAGGCTGGTCGAGCAGCAGCGTTCCGCTCTTGTCCAGCACGCGGGACGCTTCGCCGCCCGGGTGGACGATCGCGCGAAACGCTTCGGTCAGCCCCGCCGTTTCGAGCGCGAACTGGCCGTCGGCCACGTGGATGTCGAGCATCCCGCCCTGCGTGCGGGCCATCGGCGAAGGCTCAGCCTCGTAGATCGTAGCGGCAATGCCGTGGATGTGCAGGACGCGGGCGAGGACAAGGCCGCCGAGGCCGGCGCCGATGATCGTGACCGGTATCGTCATCTGGATCTCCGATGATGAGATTGGAACGTCGTTCCATTGAGTCTCTATTGGAACATCGTTCCATTCATGTCAAGATGCGATCTATGACAAGCGGAGCCCAGCGCACTCAGAGGCGGTCACAAGCGCTTTCGAAGGAGAAGATCGTCGAGGCGGCGGTCGGGATCCTCGATCGCGACGGCGAGGACGGCCTGACTTTCCGTGCGCTTGCGGCTCGCCTCGCCACCGGCAGCGGGGCGATCTACTGGCATGTCGCGGACAAGAACGAGCTGCTCGCTGCAGCGGCCGACGAGGTCATGGCCGGCGTGATGGTTGGGGGGGCCGAAAGTGCCGACCCGCGAGAGGCGATCCGCACCTTTGCCCTCGGCGTGTTCGATGCAATCGATGTGCATCCCTGGGTGGGCGCTCAGATCTTCCGCGAGCCGTGGCGTCCGGTCACGCTCGGCATGTTCGAGAGGATCGGTCGGTGGGTGCAGGCGCTTGGCGCTCCCGAACACTCGCTCTTCGGCTGCGCTTCGGCGCTGGCGAACTACATTCTCGGCGTCGCCGCGCAGAATGCCGCCAATGCGCGCCTGCATGTCGCCGGCACTGACCGGTCAGCCTTCCTCTCCATGGTGGCGGAGCGGTGGACGGAGCACGATCCCGCCCAATTTCCGTTCGTGCATCGGATCGCGGCGAAGATGCGCGATCATGACGACCGCGAGCAGTTCCTCGCGGGTATCGATCTCCTTCTCGCGGGCATCGGAACCATCCGATAGCGGCCGCTCTTCTCAGATCAGTCCGGCAGCGAATTGCCCGTCGCGCCGAGCGTCAATCCCGTCCGCTTCTGGAAGGCTGCCGCATAGCTCGCCGCCTTCGCGTCCTGCCAGGTCGGGGCCAGGAAAGTGACGCCTTGCGGCAGGCCGTCGGGACGGAAGCCGTTCGGTACGGCGACGCCGCAAAGGCCCATCAGATTGACGAAATTCGTATAGATGCCGAGTTGGGCATTGAGGCGGATCGGATCGGCGAGGATCTCGTCTTTGCGGTAGATCGTCGGTGTCGTCGGCACCAGCAGCACATCGATATCGGTCCAGGCGGCGCGGGTGTCGCGCTTCAGCGCCGCGACACGGTGCATGGCGGCGAACACATCCTTGGCGCTGTAGTCGGAACTGGTTTCCAGGATCTGCAGCGTCACCGGGTGGATGACGTCGCGGTATTTTTCGACGACGCTATCCATCGCGATGGCCCGCTCGGCGATGAACGGCCCGCCATAGAGCAGCTTCTGCGTCTCCTCAAACGGCGTGAAATCAACCTCGACCCGCGTGCCGCCCATCGCTTCCAGCCGGGCGATCGCTGTATCGAAGAGCTTAGCCGCCTCCACGTCACCGAAGAAGCGCAGCGCGGCGCCGGCCGGGACGCCGAAACGGAAGCGCGGCGGGATCGGGCCGACGACGAGGTCTACCTGATCGGCTTCCGGCTTCGAGAATTCGTAGGCCGGATCGTAGCCGGCCATGCGCTTGCCGACGGTGACGGCGTCCTCGACGGTGAGCGCGAAGACGGTCATCGTCTCGGCGCTCTTCAAGCTGCCGCCGCCGGAGACGGCGGAATTGGAGATGAGGCCCGGCGTTGGTTTCAGGCCGACAATGTTGTTGAAGGCGGCCGGAACGCGTCCCGAGCCGGCGGCGTCGTTGGCGACCGAGAACGAGACCAGCCCGGCACCGACCGAGACGCCCGAGCCCGAGCTCGATCCGCCGGAGATGAAGTCCTCGTGGAATACTGAAGAGCAGGCGCCATAGGGCGTCCTGACGCCCACAAGACCGATGCCGAACTGGTCCATATTGACCTTGCCGAGGCAGAGCGCACCGGAATCGAGGAGGCGCTGCATCGACTGGCCGGTCGTCTCGGGAACATAGGCCATCTGCGGCAGGGCGTTGGTCGTCGGCATGCCGGGCACGTCGTTGCAATCCTTGACCGAGAACGGAATGCCCCAGAGCGGATCTTCCGTCGGCCCGGCTTGCTCCAGCTTGGCGGCCTGGGCAAGCAGGCTGTCGCGCGGCGCCAGATGAATCCAGACATGGTCGTCGCCGCGCGCGGCGATGCGGTCATAGACGGCGTCGACCACCGCGCTCGGCGTCAGCGAGCCGTTGCGATAGAGCCGGCCGAGCGTCGTGAGGTCGAGCGAGCCGGTGGCGGTAGACCAGGGCAGTGTCATCGTGGTTTCCGAGCTCCATCCTTCACCTCCCCCTGAGGGGGAGGTCGACGGCCAAAGGCCGGCGGGAGAGGGTTTAGGGAATTCTCCGGAGAGGCCGTAAACCCTCTCCCGGCACTACGCGCCGACCTCTCCCTCAGGGAGAGGTGAAGCAATGCGAGATGGTCACGCGTCTTAGCCGATCGCGCCCTGCAACACGGCGATCGTCGTCGTCGTGCCGAACAGGCCCGAGCCGAAGCGGGTGATGTTGAGGATCGAATCCTTGGCGCCGGGCAGATCGGTCGTGGTGCCGTCTTCCAGCAGCAGCGATTCCAGGCCGATATCATTGGCGGCGCGCATCGTTGCGTGCACGGAGCCCTCCGTGCGCAGGCCCGCGAAGACGAGATTGGCGATGTGCCGCTGCTCGATCAGGAAGTTCAGATCCGTGCCGAGAAAGGCGTTGTCGCCGGCATGCTCGATCACCGGTTCGCCGGCCAGCGGCGCCAGCGCCTCGACGATTTCCCAGCCCTCGCTGCCGCGCGGCAGGATGCGGTCAACAGGACGGGCATCGTTTCGGGCTGCGAGCACGCGCGGCAGGCCGACCAGTGGATCGAAGCCGCGGCGGCCATGCAGCACAAAGCCACCGGTCTCGCGCCAGGTGG
This window of the Kaistia algarum genome carries:
- a CDS encoding carbohydrate ABC transporter permease: MAASPASIRQRRSGLRFTDRRKLFLFCLAVPAVIYVIVVALYPLAQGILYSFYDYNLLRRGGRMVFVGLDNYVELLTDATGQRALINTFAFTFGAVFFEFIFGLGLAMLLWRDGRFNRIALAFLLIPVTITPLVVGLIFRALLAVDYGYIGYYLAEWGITSPRGLFAGTTTALPTLIFIDIWEWTPLVALILLAGLKSLPGDILEAASADGATAWQRFRLVILPLLLPTVFLALVLRMMDAFRVFDSIFVTTGGGPADATNSLMVYGVKQGLQFFNIGYASAIGNVTILCIAFIAAVFALLIRRADVRANET
- a CDS encoding carbohydrate ABC transporter permease, with the translated sequence MIPVLWLVATAYKPPKDMFSSPPTFIFEPTLHNFQRVFEVFDVWSLLKSSIIISVGSAVLSLLLGVPAGYALARSNSRYAIWVAYFFLAIRIVPIIATLIPFYLMMRDIGLLGTWWAVILINTTLNCAFVTWMMFSYFRSLPSDMEEAALTDGCTLWGAFYRVALPTVVPGIIASALFCVMFSWNDFLVAMFLTNMDSKPLSVALLAAFGTKDITWGTLGALAHFSTIPIMLMALFLNRYFVQGLTRGVH
- a CDS encoding FAD-dependent oxidoreductase — translated: MTIPVTIIGAGLGGLVLARVLHIHGIAATIYEAEPSPMARTQGGMLDIHVADGQFALETAGLTEAFRAIVHPGGEASRVLDKSGTLLLDQPDDGNGGRPEVLRGELREILIRSLPEATIQWGRKVSEARPLGGGLHEVTFADGSTVRSGLLVGADGAWSKIRPLLSQAKPEYVGISFVETFLHDVDARHPASAEAAGGGALFAMAPGKGIFAHREPSATLHTYVALKRPAEWFTAIDFGDAEATRIRIAAEFGGWAPALTALVTDGEFPPTLRMIHALPVDHRWDRVAGVTLVGDAAHLAAPAGEGANLAMLDGAELGMAILAHPNDIEAALTAYETAMFPRSAAAAADALQILDLCLGDRAPFGLIEFFTSARP
- a CDS encoding TetR/AcrR family transcriptional regulator translates to MTSGAQRTQRRSQALSKEKIVEAAVGILDRDGEDGLTFRALAARLATGSGAIYWHVADKNELLAAAADEVMAGVMVGGAESADPREAIRTFALGVFDAIDVHPWVGAQIFREPWRPVTLGMFERIGRWVQALGAPEHSLFGCASALANYILGVAAQNAANARLHVAGTDRSAFLSMVAERWTEHDPAQFPFVHRIAAKMRDHDDREQFLAGIDLLLAGIGTIR
- a CDS encoding allophanate hydrolase; amino-acid sequence: MTLPWSTATGSLDLTTLGRLYRNGSLTPSAVVDAVYDRIAARGDDHVWIHLAPRDSLLAQAAKLEQAGPTEDPLWGIPFSVKDCNDVPGMPTTNALPQMAYVPETTGQSMQRLLDSGALCLGKVNMDQFGIGLVGVRTPYGACSSVFHEDFISGGSSSGSGVSVGAGLVSFSVANDAAGSGRVPAAFNNIVGLKPTPGLISNSAVSGGGSLKSAETMTVFALTVEDAVTVGKRMAGYDPAYEFSKPEADQVDLVVGPIPPRFRFGVPAGAALRFFGDVEAAKLFDTAIARLEAMGGTRVEVDFTPFEETQKLLYGGPFIAERAIAMDSVVEKYRDVIHPVTLQILETSSDYSAKDVFAAMHRVAALKRDTRAAWTDIDVLLVPTTPTIYRKDEILADPIRLNAQLGIYTNFVNLMGLCGVAVPNGFRPDGLPQGVTFLAPTWQDAKAASYAAAFQKRTGLTLGATGNSLPD
- a CDS encoding cysteine hydrolase family protein, coding for MSAFASIQSRPYAWPYTGAWSFADTALFLVDFQSEPVAETKAEGVVAGLAPLLATWRETGGFVLHGRRGFDPLVGLPRVLAARNDARPVDRILPRGSEGWEIVEALAPLAGEPVIEHAGDNAFLGTDLNFLIEQRHIANLVFAGLRTEGSVHATMRAANDIGLESLLLEDGTTTDLPGAKDSILNITRFGSGLFGTTTTIAVLQGAIG